The following proteins come from a genomic window of Emys orbicularis isolate rEmyOrb1 chromosome 25, rEmyOrb1.hap1, whole genome shotgun sequence:
- the LOC135894681 gene encoding dickkopf-related protein 3-like has product MWASPARFWLLSLLLWPLPAADGYIWAWLYSMPYHAPDEAALSKSSSPLADSKEIAAATTCSQDRHCAHGLFCDKHFRLCLPLRQEGQYCRRDTHCARGLTCMFGKCHRTVPDGQEGARCRQDKDCGVAACCARHHGELLCKKRLALDESCFVPQGGLAFSINQVCPCQEGLVCRTGAAGREKAFEYWQDKSDWRCMKPLL; this is encoded by the exons ATGTGGGCATCTCCTGCCAGGTTCTGGCTCCTCTCCTTGCTCCTGTGGCCCCTGCCTGCTGCGGACGGCTACATCTGGGCGTGGTTGTATTCTATGCCCTACCACGCCCCAGATGAGGCCGCCCTCTCCAAAAGCTCCAGCCCCCTGGCCGACAGCAAGGAGATTGCG GCGGCCACAACATGTAGCCAGGACCGGCACTGTGCCCACGGGCTCTTCTGTGATAAGCACTTCCGGCTGTGCCTTCCCCTGCGCCAGGAGGGGCAGTATTGCCGCCGCGACACCCACTGCGCCAGGGGCCTGACCTGTATGTTTGGCAAGTGCCACAGGACCGTGCCGGACGGGCAGGAGG GTGCTCGCTGCCGGCAGGACAAGGACTGCGGCGTGGCCGCCTGCTGCGCCCGCCACCATGGCGAGCTGCTCTGCAAGAAGAGGCTGGCCTTGGACGAGAGCTGCTTTGTGCCCCAGGGAGGCCTGGCCTTCAGCATCAACCAGGTCTGCCCCTGCCAGGAGGGGCTGGTGTGCAGGACCGGGGCTGCTGGCCGAGA GAAAGCGTTCGAGTATTGGCAGGATAAAAGTGACTGGAGATGCATGAAGCCCTTGCTGTAG